CGCGCTCTGCAAACGCAGCGGTGTTCCTGCGCAGTTTTGGGATTTTATGAAGCAGGCGACCATTGAACAAATGCCGCAGCAGTATAAAGACGCCTACACGAAGGTTGCGCCCAATCCGGATAACCTGCAAACCATGGGCGACAAGTGCGCCAAGAGAATGGTTGAGTTTAAAGACATGAGCGATGAGCAACTCAAATCCATCAAAGCGCCGGTTTTGATTGTCATCGGCGACGCGGACGTGATGACGCCGGAACATGCGGTTGAAATGTATCGCTTGATTTCGAACAGCCGGTTGGCCATCATTCCAGGCGGGCACGGCGCATACATTGGAGAAATCACCACAATAAATTCCGACTCTAAGGACACGGACTTCATCGTCCCAATGATTGAGGATTTTCTTGACGCCGAGCCTCAGCCAAAATCATAACGACAACAAACGAAAGCATGAATCATGAAGCCTCGCATCACGCTGCTCACTCTCGGCGTTGATGATTTGGAGAGAGCGCTCCGGTTTTATCGAGATGGCCTCGGCCTGAAAACCGAAGGCATCGTCTGGGAAGTTGCCTATAACCCAGCCTGGAAACTTGAAGAGTAATGAAACACCTCGCGTCAACTTACACCGCCGGCCTGCTGATTCTTGCCGCAGCCTGTGCCGTGCCCGCCAAAAAGGAGAACACTATGCAAGCGACGAAGCCATCGGACCGGGAGATCGTTAGGAGCAAAACATGAAAATCGTGATCATCGGCGGCAGCGGCCGCATCGGAAATAGACTCGTGAACAAGCTTGGTCAGCATGGCCATGAGGTCGTGGCAGCGTCACGCTCCTCGGGCGTCAACACCATCACCGGCGAGGGACTGGCGAAAGCGCTTGCCGGCGCTCAGACCGTCGTTGACGTGAGCAACTCAGATTCGTCCGACTACACGGAAGTTTTGAAGTTCTTCGAGACCTCAGCTCGCAACCTCCTTGCTGCGGAAGCGGCGGCCGGCGTGGGACATCACGTTGCGCTGTCGATCGCCGGCCTCGATCGCCTTCTCGCCGGTGGTTACTTCCGCGCAAAGATGGCTCAGGAAAATCTGATCAAGGCTTCCCCGATTCCCTATACGATTGTCCGCGCTACTCAGTTCTTCGAGTTCGTGGGCGGCATCGCCCAAGCGGCTACGCAGGAACAAACTGTTCGATTGCCACCGGCCCCGATGCAGCCCATCGCGTCGGATGACGTCGCTGATGCCCTGGCCGATATAGCAGTCGGAAAACCGCTGAACGAAACGATCGAGCTCGCCGGTCCCGAACCGACATGTCTCGACGAACTGGTTCGACGATTCTTGCGCGCAAACCGAGACGAGCGGAAGGTGACCACAGACGCCCAGGCGCTCTACTTCGGCGTAAAGTTGAATGATCAAGGCCTCGCCCCCGGCGCAAACCCGCGCCTCGGCCGGACACGTTTCGAGGACTGGCTCGGCCGCGCCGTGCCTCTGAGGTAAGGTCAAATCGAGGCGATTGAGCGTGCAAACCGAAAAGCGGTTTGATGCGGGTGAGATTCAAAAAGGTTCGGCTGCGCTCGATACGCCGACGGAGGCGAACCTGGCACGACGGAAGAAGATGCGAGCAGAGGGATAACTTGCTGTCGAAATTCACACCCGCTGAACGACCATATTATAAACGCAATCATTCATACAGAAAGAGGATGTCATGAACAAGAAGATATTTGCCCTTTTGGTGTTACACGCGAGTCTGATTCTGCAAACCGCTGCCTTCGCTCAAAGCGCCGGCAAGTATGCCAACGTGAACGGTATGAAGATGTACTACGAAATTCATGGCCAAGCTACACCGAACAACTTGCCGCTCATCGTGCTGCATGGCGCATACATGAACATTCCGAGCATGGGCGCGATCATCCCCAAGCTCGCCAAGACGCATCAGGTTTATGCGCTCGAATTTCAGGGGCACGGTCGCACGACCGATATTGACCGGCCCATTACCTATCCCAACCTGGCGGACGACGTGGCGGCTTTCATGGACGCGGTGGGCCTCAAAAAGGCCGACGTGTTCGGCTATTCCATGGGCGCCGCCGCCGGACTGCAATTCGCCATCCGCCATCCGGAAAAGGTCAACAAACTCGTCGCTGCTTCCGTCGCCTATGATGCCAGTGGCTGGCAGCCCGAGTTCATCGCCTTCATCCCGCAGATGACGGTGGAGATGTTTGTCAACATGCCGTTCGCCGAGGACTATCGCAAGCTCGCTGCCAATCCTGATGGCTTTCCCGAGCTGGTCAAAAAGCTGATTCAACTTGAAAAAGAGCCGATGGCGTGGGAAGAAAACGTCAAGGCGTTGAAGACTCCGGTTCTAATCATCACCGGTGACGCGGACGTAGCGACCCTCGAACATTCGGTCGCGATGTTTCGGCTGCTCGGCGGCGGCGGCATGGGTGACATGGGCAAGCCACTGC
The window above is part of the candidate division KSB1 bacterium genome. Proteins encoded here:
- a CDS encoding alpha/beta hydrolase, translated to MFALLVLHASLILQTAAFAQSAGKYANVNGMKMYYEIHGQATPNNLPLIVLHGAYMNIPSMGAIIPKLAKTHQVYALEFQGHGRTTDIDRPITYPNLADDVAAFMDAVGLKKADVFGYSMGAAAGLQFAIRHPEKVNKLVAASVAYDASGWQPEFIAFIPQMTVEMFVNMPFAEDYRKLAANPDGFPELVKKLIQLEKEPMAWEENVKALKTPVLIITGDADVATLEHSVAMFRLLGGGGMGDMGKPLPTSRLAVMPATSHTAVITQTELLLAFIEPFLKGETPKGFFESKPETK
- a CDS encoding SDR family oxidoreductase produces the protein MKIVIIGGSGRIGNRLVNKLGQHGHEVVAASRSSGVNTITGEGLAKALAGAQTVVDVSNSDSSDYTEVLKFFETSARNLLAAEAAAGVGHHVALSIAGLDRLLAGGYFRAKMAQENLIKASPIPYTIVRATQFFEFVGGIAQAATQEQTVRLPPAPMQPIASDDVADALADIAVGKPLNETIELAGPEPTCLDELVRRFLRANRDERKVTTDAQALYFGVKLNDQGLAPGANPRLGRTRFEDWLGRAVPLR